A genomic window from Triticum urartu cultivar G1812 chromosome 7, Tu2.1, whole genome shotgun sequence includes:
- the LOC125522254 gene encoding peroxidase 1-like: MAMEGRTGAALIAALCAVCLLPGLARAQLRVGFYQRSCPNAEALVRQAVAAAFAKDAGIAAGLIRLHFHDCFVRGCDASVLLATNPGGGRTERVAPPNNPSLRGFEVIDAAKAALERSCPRTVSCADILAFAARDSITLTGNVVYSVPAGRRDGSISREEDANNNLPPPTFTAQQLIDRFQNKTLTAEEMVLLSGAHTVGRSFCSSFVDRIWNGNTPIVDAGLSPSYAAQLRVLCPSNTSQATAPIDPGSPNVLDNNYYKLLPRGMGLFFSDNQLRVDGNLNVLVNRFAGNETLWKERFAAAMVKMGRIQVQTGNCGQVRLNCNVVNPTSSSVSLAGSVEEDGLVATS, encoded by the exons ATGGCTATGGAAGGCAGAACCGGTGCAGCCCTCATCGCGGCGCTCTGCGCCGTGTGCTTGCTGCCGGGTCTGGCCAGGGCGCAGCTCCGGGTGGGGTTCTACCAGAGGAGCTGCCCCAACGCGGAGGCGCTTGTCCGGCAGGCCGTTGCGGCCGCCTTCGCCAAGGACGCCGGAATCGCCGCCGGCCTCATCCGCCTTCATTTCCACGACTGCTTCGTTCGG GGCTGCGATGCCTCAGTTCTGCTGGCCACCAACCCCGGCGGGGGCAGGACAGAACGGGTGGCTCCTCCGAACAACCCCAGCCTCCGCGGCTTCGAGGTGATCGACGCGGCCAAGGCCGCGCTCGAACGGAGCTGCCCCCGCACCGTCTCCTGCGCCGACATCCTCGCCTTCGCCGCGCGCGACAGCATCACCCTCACCGGCAACGTCGTCTACTCTGTCCCCGCCGGCCGCCGTGACGGCAGCATCTCTCGCGAGGAGGACGCCAACAACAACCTGCCCCCGCCGACCTTCACCGCGCAGCAGCTCATCGACCGGTTCCAGAACAAGACCCTAACCGCCGAGGAGATGGTCCTCCTCTCCGGCGCCCACACCGTCGGCCGCTCCTTCTGCTCCTCCTTCGTGGACCGCATCTGGAACGGCAACACTCCCATC GTGGATGCAGGGCTGAGCCCGTCGTACGCGGCGCAGCTGCGGGTGCTGTGCCCGTCGAACACGTCGCAGGCGACGGCCCCGATCGACCCGGGCTCGCCCAACGTGCTGGACAACAACTACTACAAGTTGCTGCCGCGCGGCATGGGGCTCTTCTTCTCCGACAACCAGCTCCGGGTCGACGGGAACCTCAACGTGCTGGTGAACCGCTTCGCGGGGAACGAGACCCTGTGGAAGGAGCGCTTCGCGGCCGCcatggtgaagatgggccgcatcCAGGTGCAGACCGGGAACTGCGGCCAGGTACGGCTCAACTGCAACGTCGTCAACCCGACGTCGTCGTCGGTCAGCCTGGCGGGCTCAGTCGAAGAGGACGGCCTCGTTGCCACGAGCTAG